A genomic stretch from Odocoileus virginianus isolate 20LAN1187 ecotype Illinois chromosome 25, Ovbor_1.2, whole genome shotgun sequence includes:
- the ADAMTS1 gene encoding A disintegrin and metalloproteinase with thrombospondin motifs 1: MQPAVSAGFRKRTAGGDMGHAAPKARGLQPAPAPLLLLAAAAALLVVPGAHGRPAEEDEELVLPALERDPGLRTAHLRLDAFGRQLSLELQPDRSFLAPGFTLQTVGRRPEPDVPRSDPVGDLAHCFYSGTVDGDPSSAAALSLCEGVRGAFYLQGEEYFIQPAPAAATLSLAPDAAAAGEEPPALQQFHLLRRRRRGDGGAKCGVVDDETQLAGGAEPVGEDATAQWAPRDRAPQRPGHRTGTGSLRKKRFVSSPRYVETMLVADKSMAEFHGSGLRHYLLTLFSVTARLYKHPSIRNSVSLVVVKILVIYEEEKGPAVTSNAALTLRNFCGWQKQHNPPSDRDAEHYDTAILFTRQDLCGAQTCDTLGMADVGTVCDPNRSCSVIEDDGLQAAFTTAHELGHVFNMPHDDARQCAGINGVNRNSHMMASMLSNLNHSQPWSPCSASMITTFLDNGHGECLMDEPLIAIQLPSDLPGTLYNADRQCQFTFGEESKHCPDAASTCSILWCTGTSGGLSVCQTKHFPWADGTSCGEGKWCVNSECLNKRDKKHFDTPVHGSWGPWGPWGDCSRTCGGGVQYTMRECDNPVPKNGGKYCEGKRMRYRSCNIQDCPDINGKSFREEQCEAHNEFSKASFGSGPAVEWIPKYAGVSPKDRCKLICQAKGIGYFFVLQPKVVDGTPCSPDSTSVCVQGQCVKAGCDRIIDSKKKFDKCGICGGNGSTCKKISGSVTSAKPGYHDIVTIPTGATNIEVKQRNQRGSRNNGSFLAIKAADGTYILNGNFTLSTLEQDITYKGTVLRYSGSSAALERIRSFSPLKEPLTVQVLTVGNALRPKIKYTYFMKKRKESFNAIPTFSEWVIEEWGECSKSCGLGVQRRLVECRDINGQPASECAKEVKPASTRPCANLPCPRWQLGDWSPCSKTCGKGYKKRTLQCLSHDGGVLSHESCDPLKKPKHYIDFCTMAECS, encoded by the exons ATGCAGCCCGCGGTCTCCGCGGGTTTCCGAAAGCGCACGGCAGGAGGCGACATGGGGCACGCGGCGCCGAAGGCTCGGGGCTTGCAGCCTGCTCCCGCACCGCTGCTGCTCCTCGCGGCGGCCGCGGCGCTGCTGGTTGTGCCGGGCGCCCACGGGCGCCCCGCCGAGGAGGACGAGGAGCTGGTGCTGCCGGCGCTGGAGCGCGATCCGGGACTCAGGACCGCGCACCTCCGCCTGGACGCCTTCGGCCGGCAGCTGAGCCTGGAGCTGCAGCCGGACCGCAGCTTCCTGGCACCCGGCTTCACGCTCCAGACGGTGGGACGCAGACCCGAGCCGGACGTGCCGCGTTCTGATCCGGTGGGCGACCTGGCGCACTGCTTCTACTCTGGCACGGTCGACGGCGACCCCAGCTCCGCCGCGGCGCTCAGCCTCTGCGAGGGCGTGCGCGGCGCCTTCTACCTGCAGGGCGAAGAGTACTTCATCCAAcccgcgcccgccgccgccaCCTTGAGCCTCGCCCCcgacgccgccgccgccggggagGAGCCGCCGGCGCTGCAGCAGTTCCATCTCCTGCGGCGGAGGCGGCGGGGCGACGGCGGCGCCAAGTGCGGGGTCGTGGATGACGAGACCCAGCTGGCGGGGGGTGCGGAGCCGGTGGGCGAGGACGCCACCGCGCAATGGGCGCCACGGGACCGAGCGCCACAGCGCCCGGGGCACCGAACAG GAACTGGAAGCCTAAGAAAGAAGCGATTTGTGTCCAGCCCCCGCTATGTGGAAACGATGCTTGTGGCTGACAAGTCCATGGCCGAGTTCCACGGCAGCGGGCTAAGGCACTACCTCCTGACCTTGTTCTCCGTAACAGCCCGGTTATACAAACACCCCAGCATTCGCAATTCAGTGAGCCTGGTGGTGGTAAAGATCCTGGTCATCTACGAGGAAGAGAAGGGCCCAGCAGTGACTTCCAATGCTGCCCTTACCCTTCGGAACTTCTGCGGCTGGCAGAAACAGCACAACCCGCCCAGTGACCGGGATGCGGAGCACTATGACACGGCAATTCTGTTCACCAGACAG GACCTGTGTGGTGCCCAGACATGTGATACTCTTGGGATGGCGGATGTTGGAACTGTATGTGATCCCAATAGAAGCTGCTCTGTCATAGAGGATGATGGCTTACAAGCCGCCTTCACTACCGCCCACGAATTAG GCCATGTGTTTAACATGCCCCATGATGATGCCAGGCAGTGTGCTGGCATTAATGGTGTCAACCGGAATTCCCACATGATGGCGTCAATGCTTTCCAATCTGAACCACAGCCAGCCCTGGTCTCCCTGCAGTGCCTCCATGATTACAACATTTCTGGATAATGGTCATG GTGAATGTTTGATGGACGAGCCCCTGATCGCCATCCAGCTGCCCTCCGATCTCCCAGGGACCTTGTACAATGCTGACCGGCAGTGCCAGTTCACATTTGGAGAGGAGTCCAAACACTGCCCAGACGCGGCCAGCACCTGCTCGATTCTCTGGTGCACGGGCACCTCTGGTGGATTGTCCGTGTGCCAGACCAAACACTTCCCCTGGGCTGACGGCACCAGCTGCGGAGAGGGGAAATGGTGTGTCAACAGTGAGTGCCTGAACAAGAGAGACAAGAAGCACTTTGAT ACCCCTGTTCACGGAAGCTGGGGGCCGTGGGGACCCTGGGGAGACTGCTCGAGAACGTGTGGAGGCGGAGTTCAATATACGATGAGGGAGTGTGACAACCCGGTGCCGAAGAACGGAGGAAAATACTGCGAGGGCAAGCGCATGCGCTACAGGTCCTGCAACATCCAGGACTGTCCGGACATTAACG GAAAAAGCTTTAGAGAGGAACAGTGTGAGGCACACAATGAGTTCTCCAAAGCTTCCTTTGGCAGCGGGCCCGCAGTGGAGTGGATACCCAAATACGCAGGAGTCTCACCCAAGGACAGGTGCAAGCTTATCTGTCAAGCCAAAGGCATTGGCTACTTCTTCGTTTTGCAGCCCAAG GTGGTGGATGGCACCCCTTGTAGCCCAGATTCCACCTCCGTCTGTGTGCAAGGACAGTGTGTAAAAGCTGGCTGTGATCGCATCATAGACTCCAAAAAGAAGTTCGATAAATGTGGCATCTGTGGAGGAAATGGatctacatgcaaaaaaatatCAGGATCAGTTACCAGTGCAAA ACCCGGCTATCATGATATCGTCACAATTCCAACTGGAGCCACAAACATTGAAGTGAAGCAACGGAATCAGAGAGGATCCAGAAATAACGGGAGCTTCCTGGCCATCAAAGCTGCCGATGGCACGTATATCCTGAACGGCAACTTCACTCTGTCCACTTTGGAGCAAGACATCACGTACAAAGGTACTGTCCTGAGGTACAGTGGCTCCTCGGCAGCGCTAGAAAGAATCCGAAGCTTCAGCCCTCTCAAGGAGCCCTTAACCGTCCAAGTCCTGACAGTGGGCAATGCCCTCCGGCCCAAAATTAAATACACCTATTTcatgaagaagaggaaggaatcTTTCAATGCCATCCCTACTTTCTCGGAGTGGGTCATTGAAGAGTGGGGTGAGTGTTCCAAGTCGTGTGGGCTGGGTGTGCAGAGAAGGCTCGTGGAGTGCCGGGACATCAACGGACAGCCTGCTTCAGAGTGCGCCAAGGAAGTGAAGCCAGCCAGCACCAGACCTTGTGCGAACCTGCCTTGCCCCCGCTGGCAGC